The stretch of DNA TggatttaaaagaaattgtAACAGGAATCCAACCAgtcaaataatataaatcagAACCTGGATTAGAACCAAACATAGAATAAGATCCTCCCATTAATTTAACAAAAGCTTTTTCTAATAAAGTAACCCATAATTCTTTCTGGTTATTTGAATAAGCTACTAACAAcgcattattaattttaacagGTACATAATCatctattattatttttctttgaaTTCCATTACAGTGTAATCTACATATATACATACCACTTGGATTAAAAATAGGCCAAgttttatttacatataaataatgagaTGTACATGGAGATATAATACTTGATAAAACTGGTATTTTgtgttttttttcatattctaTTAACACTGttaatgaagataaaaaagaacaaTCAGCAACAAATCCTTGTCTTAtacaattattatataaatctgTAGACATTACAATTGGATTATCGTATAAATCTGATAATCTTTTCCATGTatgaaacttttttttttgcctATTACTTAATTCTAAAAATCCATCAGGATCTGTCCACTTAAAATTTAACCAtccatataatttaaaatgatTTAAGTAATGAAATATgcatctttttttattacatttccAGCAtgacatataatttttttttatacagttttcatttaatttatactTATGATCACATTCTTGCAACGCCTTTTTTTCAACttctaatttattcattttagtAAAATCTCTTTGTTTTATTTcatcaattttattattattgttttctctcttattatttaaataaaaattactatCGCTAtaattttcactttttagttctttatttttcttgtatttattctttttttttgtagaaaCTTCTTCGTAAGCCATTTTATGAGAATCagttattttaatttttgtattaactttttttttattagaaatattaatttctttattttttgaatatttataataatttgttttattattttttttactaaaaaattttttattatgattctcttcttttaatttttttttttcttttttgtcaTTTATTCCACTGATTCTACTTACCATACCAACtacctctttttttttattttcttgatCATGTTTCTTTTTAACTTCCCGTTCttcttcatattttaattctttttcctttttcatttcacttctttttacattttctttatctttttctatttcttcttttgtaatttttaaatcAGAACTTTTAAATTCCAAAGTTTTTTTAATCAGCGTTACCCTCATATTATCTTCAAAAGAATAAGAAGGCTTAactacattttttttcttctttataatttttatatcacttttatttttgatatttatATTGGTTCCTCTAATGTTTCTCTTTTTTGTATGTTCTATAGAAGTAATATAGTAATCATACttattatcataattattatttaaattttttttttttgaattgttatttttgcttttcttttttccatTTTCTATATATGAGTAATTACTTAAATCATAAcctaaattttcattatcaattttttcatttagctcttttttctcattattgtcttttgattttatttttgtgattttttctttttcactCACTCTTTTTTCGTTttcatttcttcttttttttaaattagaatCTTCATGATATTCCGTTTTGTTTAATGAGTATATTatattgcttttttttttttgttgaatCAAAgattgatttattttttttacagttctatttttattaaaattgtttTCTCTAGTGTTTCCATCTTCTAAATCCGTTTGAATAGATTTATTTAATGTTTTCgcattttttatgttaatttttttcttttttttttttttactactTTGTAACTTACATAGAGAATTTTTTCTAAGATGCAACCTATATAAATTATCTATACTGAGATTTCTACTGcttacatatttattatctttcttttttgtatttattcCATTGCTGTTTATGCTACGTAACTTTCTTTTCAAATTATGTTCTGATTCAAATTTAtgcaaataatttttatttactgaAGAATATCTTAATAAGTTGTTTGTTCCTGTTTGTTCATTTTTACTCTGAAAAAAACCGCAATAACTAATTTCTCCATTTTCTTCGCAGCTATTTACATTccctatttctttttttttttgaatataatttaaaacatatttcaaatataaattattttttatatcaggATCATTTTCTATCCATggtaatattatatatttcccAATTAAGGAACtttcaaataatatttttgaagCATATGTATTTTCAGCGATATGACTAGGcattaatgaaaatagattaaatttattatcattatatttataaaattcatatatatatatgaagtaattttttttcaatttcatATTTCTGAAATCATGATAATAAAGTAAaacttctttatttttttttatgtcactaattattttttcctctttttttttataactcaTCCGtgaattatcattattttcctcattctttcttttattttcttctgtaaaattttcctttttatttttacataataattttttttttttttccaaaattaatttttctattttacatatagaactttttttcttatctctagaagaaaattttctttttattaaattattattaattgtatttattattcctgtaaaagaattattttcgaatttgttttctttttccttttcttttatattttcttcgttattttttttattccctTTTCtgttattttgtttttctattttttttatttccttaaACTTTGTTTTAcatattatttcttcttttttttcattttctttctttttctctttatgCTTTATGACTTTCATTTgttctatttcttttaatttttctttttttttcttttcttcttctatacacattttatttttacttttaaatgAAGACGATTTTCCATTTTTGTTTGCTTGTTCTCTTCCTtgttttttatcatttaaccGAGTAAAATGTTTGTTACTACTTTTTATGATTTCATTATTACTGTTCGTGttacaatttttaataaaatatttattagatatttcattaaacttatttttatatgatttcctttttattttattaatggTACTATTACTACCCTCTTTTAAGGAGTCTATTTTTAGTTCATTATAAGTATCATTGTTGATTTTTATTGAATtgttttcatcatttttttttttttctctcacTTTACTAAATGTACACCCCATATcattatatgaaaatttttcatttagaaatttgaataaaattcagaaaaataaagaataaatttaataaaaatacttttattaaaattaatacaaatataaaaaaattaaaatatttaaaaaaaaattgcaattttacaaaatacaattctttaatattcatatacgtatatatattttttttcaaaagaaaaatttttctatatcaaTATGATTacattttttgttaaaatctattaaatgaaaaaatatatatatttatcaattttttttttgtttttcttagttaaaaaaaaaactttgaaaaaaaaaaaaaaatattttgtcaCTTTAATAACATTGAtcaaataaaagtaaaaaatgataaaaacaaatttaaacaattttcttcataaaaaaaaaaaataaaaattttaaataaactaatcatttattttgttaatacaaaataaaattctatTAACATCAAAATAatcaaaaacaaaattttaaaataggtattaaataagaatttaaaaaaaaaaataaagtaaaataaataaaaaataataaaaaatttacagatgaaataatttcttcagattaaaatatgtaattattataattatacataatataaaaaactatatatttactgtaatttataaaaagacAGAAATATaccaataatttttttttttaatctactattaaaaaaagagaacaaatcaaaaagatatataaaaatgggagggaaaaaaagaaaaaaatgtagacactaataatattatatatattaactaACATAATTAAATAGTTGTAagtaaatttcttttttatcaataaaagttttaaaaatattattaatgaaaaagtaCTACCTCCttttattacataaaataaaaaagagttTATTATTCTAtactaagaaaaaaataaaataaaaaaaagatattttataaagtcttttataaaagaatattttaggaaaaaaaaaatgataaagtaaaattaaataataaactaataaaaataatattatataagtacaattaaatattttatatatatatttatagaaGAATAGTAAATCCTTACAAATAtcatttcaaaaaaaaaaagaattaattgaAAATATCTTTGTTCTTCAAAATTATATCATTTCCCTTttcttgtaaaaaaaaatgtataattaaaaagttGAAACAAAAactataagaaaaaataaacagAAAAAtacacataaaaaaaaaaaaaaaatagataaatatgaatactatgcataaaaataattataagtatatagataaattttaaatgtgTTTTCAcaaaattcaaaattttaaataaatactttcttattaaaaaaaacttcGTATAGAAGATACtatatatacacatatatataattaaaaaaaaaaaaggtttgATTTATGTAATATGtctatttaagaaaaatttttttttcttgctttttttttatttccacATATCAGCATTCTCATCAGGCATTTTAAAATCTCCAAACATTCCAGATGGTGGAGCGTATccaaaaaatttttgaatGTTTTGTCTAGTTAACATAAGGGttaatgtataaataaaagttgTTGAACAgtgatatatatttttttcctgAACACCTGCATGAGTTATTAAGGTGAAAGGGAAGATAGGTTTAAAAGGTAAAATAGCAATTGTTAATCCTTCAAATAAACTAAATAATATAGGCATCATtgacataaaaattaaaccAGTTATTACATTtgattttgtttttaatgatgccatcatttttgttttttgtgTGTAAATTTCTTCGGTAGAAACTTTCTTTTTCCCCTTCTTTTGATCTAGTTTACTTATTAATCCATCTTCTTTCTCCTTTTGAACTTTTTCATATAAcacttttatttcttcatttaaagatataaattCATTCTTTCTATATACAAATAACCAACTTAAAAATTCAGAAAAAATTCCACATCCAATTGCTATTcctattataataaaaatatcaatCTTTTTTATACTGTCATCCATATTCccaaaaaagagaaaattcacatatatatgtgtaatttaaataaatacttaaataaagaatactttaaagaaataataaaattaatattattgtgcttttactttttttttttttttttatttcttatttacctcttttaaataaaatgataaaaaaaaattaatactgcaaatttaaaatattagagATTATTTTGCAAAAATACAACCCATtcaaaaatgataataaaaaaagaatccaagaaaatttttatatattataaaaaaaataaaaaaaatagtaaatgCTGTAGCTAGCTAAATATTGAGCagagtaatatatataatactcAATATTAATAccttaattttaaatatattctttcctttttttatttttctttaatttctattttttaaaaattttttttatatattcaatgatttgattatttttatataatatgaaGATATAACTTGTCTTCTGTATTAcgtataaataaaaactatggaatgtttaaattaaatgtgaatatatatatatacttatatttaaaaacaaaaaggggaaaatatttttatttatagtatttttttatttttatttttgttcttatttaattttaatttaatttttttttttttttttttgtttatacaTCTTAGTAATCAATCAaagtattatttaaatgcATACAtagaatttatatatttatatttagtaTATTTTGtgaacaattttttttaatttctaattttatgataaattggcattgttattttataaaaataaaacaaaaatatcaTAATATACTATAAATTGATAGACTCAACtcaaattttatgatattccttgtagttaaataaaatttctcaCTTTCTTATATCTGAAtcttttttacatattttgttttattccACTAAAAGTTttacaaataaattattaataaaaatataagaagaaaaaaaaataataattatataattaggAACTAcaatataaagaaattttttgtttatatccttaaaatattctacattgtttttttattatatttttaagaaaaaaaaaaatatattaaataatattataattaagaAGCAATAACATAATTTTGTAAACTATAagcaatttttattaatataaaagaatacGAAAAATAAtctaaaaataattgaattatgagatatattaaaaaaattatggaattaaaaattatgttaataaaagaaaataatttttaaaagtataaaaaatatataaagggAATAGAAGAATAGCATaacatagaaaaaaataaaataaaataaaaaataaaaggagaaacatataaatttttttagcaAAATTGcaaacatttttaaatagaGAAAAAGGCTGAATAATTCCATAAATAGCAGAATAAGCCATTTAATTATAGCAAATGTAgaatacaaatataaaaaaaaacttggTATTGAAGTATTATtgctttaaaaaaagatataggAATCAAACAATAAATAACtactttaaattattattttttgaaatatttgttttaaaaacaaaattttattacttatttttttttttttttgttgtttttTCACATATTTatctaataaaatatatattttatatattttccaATATATCTGTATACTTCATATTTTAACgctttattaataaaaaaaaaaaaattgaaattaataaaaaataaatttttacataaaaatttgaaaaaaaataaggaaaaggaaaatccatatattttctttatcttttaatttaatttaagtATCATCATTACTACTGCTCATATCAATATGAAGTTAGAAGAAGTAAAAGACATACAAAAAATTGAAAGGATTGGAGCTCATTCCCATATTAGAGGTTTAGGATTAAATGATTGCCTGGATGCTCGATATTGTTCTGAAGGTATGATTGGACAAATGAGTGCACGTAAAGCTGCAGGTATTGTCTTAAGAATGATTAAAGAGGGAAGAATAAGTGGGAGAGCAATTTTATTAGCTGGACAACCTGGCACTGGAAAAACTGCCATTGCCATGGGTATAGCTAAAGCATTAGGAGAAGATACCCCATTCACACATATTTCGGGCTCAGAAGTTTATTCTCTAGAAATGAGCAAAACAGAAGCCTTAACCCAGGCTTTTAGAAGATCTATCGGAGTTAGGGTAAAAGAAGAATCAGAAGTAATTGAAGGGGAAGTAGTAGAAattgaaatagaaaaatataatgaaaatgatattaGTAATGGTAATAAAAAAGTAGGAAAAATGATTCTTAAAACCACAGAAATGGAAACTTTATATGACTTAGGAAATAAAATGATAGATGCTTTACAAAAAGAGAATATAACTGCAGGTGATGTTATTTCTATTGATAAAAGCACAggaaaaattacaaaaattgGTAAGTCTTTTGCTAGGTCTAAAGATTATGATGCCATGGATCCTAATACAAATTTTGTTCAATGCCCAGAAGGAGaattacaaaaaagaaaagaagtCGTTCACACGGTTACACTACATGACATTGATGCTATAAATAGTAGAACCCAGGGATTTTTAGCATTATTTTCAGGTGATACAGGAGAAATTAAGAATGAAATTAGAGAACATATTGATATGAAGATTAGTGAATGGCAAGAAGATGAAAAAGCTGAAATTGTTCCAGGTGTTTTGTTTATTGATGAAGTACATATGTTGGATATAGAATGTTTTTCCTATTTAAATAGAGCCTTGGAAAGTGAGCAGTCTCCTATTGTTATTATGGCAACGAATAGAGGTATTACTCATATAAGGGGAACAGACTATAAAGCTCCTCATGGAATACCTTTAGATTTATTAGATAGGACTCTTATTATACCTACATATCCCTATAAGCAGGAAGATATTCTAAAGATACTAGAACAAAGAGCTGAAGAGGAAGATGTAGAAATTGATGAATATGCTAAAGAATTATTATGCAAAATTGCATCCGAGTCATCTTTAAGATATGCTTTGCATTTAATTACTTTAGCAAATTTAGttgcaaaaaaaagaaaagctACAGAAGTTACTGTACAAGACGTTAGAAGagtttataatttattcattgaTGTTAAAAGAAGTACacaatatttaattgaatatCAAAACGAATTTATGTTTTCTGAATTACCTAAAGAGGATGAATGCGCTAAAGAGGAAGATTATGAAGAAAAGAGAGAAATTCAAGAAAAACAATCAGTAAATTCTATTATTAGCaactaaaaataagtataataaatcatttaaaaaaatagattaactaaaagtaaaatttaattttgtaGCTTTgtcaaatatattatttaaaaaaaaaatatatattcctAATATTGATTAAACATATTAttgaataataaatttttgagTATAACATAAATTTTAACACATAATTAATGCGTGTATAAGAAAATGAACAACAATTTATAGATTATATATTCgaaatatatatctttatatataaaaaatgtaactCCACTATTTTAATGCACAAATGAATTCTGCATTTGtaatacataataaaatttgtaaaaagtttgctttaattatttaattataatctttgttttatatatatatatatatttttttttttatgttgtaaagttttttttttataattaccaGTATTATTgataataacataaaatctatatatttatatatatgtctttttttttttttcatttttccttttgatattatacatataatatttttaaaaatttataacggaaaaaaaatagaatactCTTCAATgtaattttctatttttttatattttaattattttttttttttttttttatttctcatTAATCAAAatgtaattaatatttttttatatatatttttatatatttagatAAATGTTGtcttaatatttcttttatttatttacttgaaatatatctttaaacaataaaaagtaaaaatatatactgaattaataaaattattatatgaaaaaattaatacactccaaaatatatatataattttttactcataaatatatagaaaaaaaaaatcgttccaacaaataaaatttccTGAATACTACATTAGTAATTAcacaaataaattttttaagaattcagaatatattttaatataattattattgatctttattttcataaaatttgaAATGAACAagtctttaatttttaaaatggaATTTTCAGATATTTGTATGATTTGCAGTATGCatataaaatcaaaaaaacagttttaaaaataacaaaaaaaattaattacacGCACATGAATTTTATACTCATATCTTTTAAGAAATTTTCAttctatttctttaatatatatatatttatatatatatttaaatctctataaatctatttttttaaaaatattttacagCTTTACTGAAAAATTGtaggagaaaaaaaaaaaaaatgatcaaCTAGCtgcaaataaaaatttaaaaaaaaaacactaaaaaaaatattaattagatataacaaaaaaatatttcagcAAGTTAAAACATAAATGTTAATAAATGTGTAAGCAAATAAATTTGTGAACAAGTATTTTACaacattttttttgtcaTTTTCGTTCATGCATGTTTCaaattgtattttttgtcaaaatattaatacaactgaattattttaaaaaaataatatgagatatatatatatatgaaaaggCTATTTATAGAG from Plasmodium relictum strain SGS1 genome assembly, chromosome: 11 encodes:
- a CDS encoding calpain, putative, translating into MGCTFSKVREKKKNDENNSIKINNDTYNELKIDSLKEGSNSTINKIKRKSYKNKFNEISNKYFIKNCNTNSNNEIIKSSNKHFTRLNDKKQGREQANKNGKSSSFKSKNKMCIEEEKKKKEKLKEIEQMKVIKHKEKKKENEKKEEIICKTKFKEIKKIEKQNNRKGNKKNNEENIKEKEKENKFENNSFTGIINTINNNLIKRKFSSRDKKKSSICKIEKLILEKKKKLLCKNKKENFTEENKRKNEENNDNSRMSYKKKEEKIISDIKKNKEVLLYYHDFRNMKLKKNYFIYIYEFYKYNDNKFNLFSLMPSHIAENTYASKILFESSLIGKYIILPWIENDPDIKNNLYLKYVLNYIQKKKEIGNVNSCEENGEISYCGFFQSKNEQTGTNNLLRYSSVNKNYLHKFESEHNLKRKLRSINSNGINTKKKDNKYVSSRNLSIDNLYRLHLRKNSLCKLQSSKKKKKKKINIKNAKTLNKSIQTDLEDGNTRENNFNKNRTVKKINQSLIQQKKKSNIIYSLNKTEYHEDSNLKKRRNENEKRVSEKEKITKIKSKDNNEKKELNEKIDNENLGYDLSNYSYIENGKKKSKNNNSKKKNLNNNYDNKYDYYITSIEHTKKRNIRGTNINIKNKSDIKIIKKKKNVVKPSYSFEDNMRVTLIKKTLEFKSSDLKITKEEIEKDKENVKRSEMKKEKELKYEEEREVKKKHDQENKKKEVVGMVSRISGINDKKEKKKLKEENHNKKFFSKKNNKTNYYKYSKNKEINISNKKKVNTKIKITDSHKMAYEEVSTKKKNKYKKNKELKSENYSDSNFYLNNKRENNNNKIDEIKQRDFTKMNKLEVEKKALQECDHKYKLNENCIKKNYMSCWKCNKKRCIFHYLNHFKLYGWLNFKWTDPDGFLELSNRQKKKFHTWKRLSDLYDNPIVMSTDLYNNCIRQGFVADCSFLSSLTVLIEYEKKHKIPVLSSIISPCTSHYLYVNKTWPIFNPSGMYICRLHCNGIQRKIIIDDYVPVKINNALLVAYSNNQKELWVTLLEKAFVKLMGGSYSMFGSNPGSDLYYLTGWIPVTISFKSKIRSSPPSFDKSTMHSLQKKNSKIKKNEFNESKYYIKRISKDEQNSHYKLISKTQKREKIKKVPAIEKEEKMKHKKKKSIKRRQLAFPFMKKNNCTNKICNVNHSIISNYHTLKNCVNLNLHRLHRNSNYSYLREDFIKYKKLKIYWAFKEMYLSQEKKIKKGKKKIFKKNQNGKKCVRSLYSNGCLNSLNTQIEYKLEENNSTEGNHIINNSVNYNLENNTLMEHSSIEINLKNMNLMNPTLITTYSFNNLIHSNVITDMSRNNDLFDINIRKKKLLKESKDYEIYKNYRNKFINEEISNMDLSSYVCGSIDNYSDLNKKEESLTPEVENEEYDKRWDIIWNNIYDGIKKGKCVVCLGTLELKDAAPSGLDYPEGVSMSTGIVTRHAYSILNIETHNEDKLLYIKNPWGCIRWKGKYSHYDVTTWTKELQRKLNYSLEKAKSKDDGCFWIPWKDVVKYFSHIYICWNSVIFPYQFEIHTKWENSAFLNSSILLDDTHLVAYNPQFALHVNVRKQDLSEDGLYYIGKKPIEVWVLLSRHVRERKTDVSQKYLALHIHAGKDRIICPLFPIKQGIYSNGECTFTKLVIGGVEDNFNYDVKKQKNNTSNENNFNSSLDSEQEFLRNVDFVLIVSQYSQKEEFNFTLKVFSHTHLSLYELPPLLPENYESLYFKGEWTNKSAGGCSNNLWSYFRNPHIRFYVPEESPFCIFLECSQEHSVNLRIFKGLTSSPRGLKKGEVISSGAYKAGCCYIECTLKSGVYCLIPSLYRANTTGNYQICIHYPKFKQKPILYFIPYAYTLPPFSFFKYVVVPLYSLKNYSVILFHTTSVTLLSLRITFLQNRDIKGIPLVNIYKIVSSTDFFTNDCENGNIIKNNYFNTTISYNGSIYKLIEKCNIHGSSGNDILPLSTCAYDYYIKFNSVLISLVELENNLTSYLLLITTNIKDDILCNHEVHFVSDKAITIDKCYPIH
- the RUVB3 gene encoding RuvB-like helicase 3, putative — its product is MKLEEVKDIQKIERIGAHSHIRGLGLNDCLDARYCSEGMIGQMSARKAAGIVLRMIKEGRISGRAILLAGQPGTGKTAIAMGIAKALGEDTPFTHISGSEVYSLEMSKTEALTQAFRRSIGVRVKEESEVIEGEVVEIEIEKYNENDISNGNKKVGKMILKTTEMETLYDLGNKMIDALQKENITAGDVISIDKSTGKITKIGKSFARSKDYDAMDPNTNFVQCPEGELQKRKEVVHTVTLHDIDAINSRTQGFLALFSGDTGEIKNEIREHIDMKISEWQEDEKAEIVPGVLFIDEVHMLDIECFSYLNRALESEQSPIVIMATNRGITHIRGTDYKAPHGIPLDLLDRTLIIPTYPYKQEDILKILEQRAEEEDVEIDEYAKELLCKIASESSLRYALHLITLANLVAKKRKATEVTVQDVRRVYNLFIDVKRSTQYLIEYQNEFMFSELPKEDECAKEEDYEEKREIQEKQSVNSIISN